Proteins from one Hydrogenivirga caldilitoris genomic window:
- a CDS encoding metal ABC transporter permease yields MELLSYDFVQRGILTGVTVGIVSAIAGVFLILRRMSFLGAGLSHAAFGGIALSMLLGVEPFLFTSIFTILVGNLVQVLIYHRRVPGDAAIALVFSGGVALAVLILGIVKGFGEYIFSYLFGNILIVTREELYFSLVSSALVLLFFIVFYKKLVLLSFSEELAKLKGVNLTLMNHLLVSVSSLVIVMAIKAVGIILASSMIVIPALTALLMGSSFLSAVIVSTGVSLVSVVAGIALAFYYDLPPSGTIVGAMIFLFGLAFLRRAFSS; encoded by the coding sequence ATGGAACTCCTTAGTTATGACTTTGTTCAGAGAGGAATATTAACAGGCGTAACGGTGGGCATAGTTTCTGCTATCGCAGGCGTCTTCCTGATATTGAGGAGAATGTCCTTTCTCGGAGCGGGTTTATCCCATGCTGCCTTCGGCGGTATAGCACTGAGTATGCTTTTGGGTGTTGAACCTTTTCTGTTTACCTCTATTTTTACGATACTTGTTGGCAACCTGGTTCAGGTGCTAATTTACCACAGACGTGTGCCTGGTGATGCTGCAATAGCCCTTGTGTTCTCAGGAGGTGTTGCCCTTGCGGTGCTTATCCTGGGTATAGTTAAGGGATTTGGAGAATACATATTCAGTTACCTATTTGGAAACATACTCATAGTCACAAGGGAAGAACTCTACTTTTCTTTGGTATCCTCTGCATTGGTTCTCCTATTCTTCATAGTCTTTTATAAGAAACTTGTCCTTCTATCCTTTAGCGAGGAGCTTGCCAAGCTGAAAGGCGTAAATCTTACCCTTATGAACCATCTGCTAGTATCCGTTTCTTCACTGGTTATAGTTATGGCAATAAAGGCTGTTGGAATAATATTAGCCTCTTCAATGATAGTTATACCCGCTTTGACAGCTTTACTCATGGGAAGCTCCTTTCTCAGCGCTGTAATTGTATCTACGGGTGTATCGCTTGTATCTGTGGTCGCGGGTATAGCGTTGGCCTTCTATTACGATTTGCCCCCAAGCGGCACGATAGTGGGGGCTATGATTTTCCTATTCGGCTTAGCCTTTCTCAGAAGAGCTTTCAGCTCTTAG
- a CDS encoding metal ABC transporter ATP-binding protein, with amino-acid sequence MYVVEAENLSFSYDGKVNTLENVNFKVKKGEFIGIVGPNGAGKTTLFRIILGFLKPTGGKVKLFGTDIKHFKEWNRIGYVPQKLNVEQNFPATVRELLSLVAGRERIKDIADFLHIDFYIDRQFLKLSGGQQQLVLLGMAIASEPELLLLDEPTAGLDIHAQMHITQILRELSTNEGKTVLMISHDLGLVLKNVDKVLCINRSVHYYGEPDEALDTIEELFGIRRGIKNGTP; translated from the coding sequence ATGTATGTAGTAGAAGCGGAAAACCTATCTTTTTCCTATGACGGAAAGGTCAATACCCTTGAAAACGTAAACTTCAAGGTAAAGAAGGGAGAGTTTATCGGTATCGTAGGACCAAACGGTGCAGGAAAAACAACTCTGTTTAGGATAATTCTTGGTTTTTTGAAACCAACTGGGGGGAAGGTGAAGCTCTTCGGGACGGATATAAAGCACTTCAAGGAATGGAACAGGATAGGCTACGTTCCCCAAAAGCTAAACGTTGAACAGAACTTCCCAGCAACAGTAAGAGAACTCCTCTCATTGGTAGCTGGAAGGGAAAGGATCAAGGATATCGCAGACTTCTTACATATAGACTTTTATATAGACAGACAGTTCCTGAAGCTCTCTGGAGGACAGCAGCAGCTTGTTCTCTTGGGTATGGCTATCGCATCGGAACCTGAGTTGTTACTCCTTGACGAGCCAACCGCGGGATTGGATATACACGCTCAGATGCACATAACCCAAATACTAAGAGAGCTGTCTACAAACGAAGGAAAAACCGTACTTATGATATCCCACGATTTGGGTTTGGTTCTGAAAAACGTGGATAAGGTTCTGTGTATAAACAGGAGTGTACATTACTATGGGGAACCCGATGAGGCTTTGGACACCATAGAGGAGTTATTTGGTATAAGAAGAGGTATCAAAAATGGAACTCCTTAG
- a CDS encoding metal ABC transporter substrate-binding protein, whose product MRFLLVLILIPLITTAKEFVLVSVYPFYDVLKELSGDRFRVEVLIPPKADYHLYELSSKEIKKISQARLVFVSGIPLGGWERKVEEISGNRAFKLAEGIELKSSGEHGGVKTDPHIWLSPKRMMLVAENAYKAFVKLEPDKEDIYRENLRKVLDKLKELDRDYRENLKSCKHRVIPIPHPALGYLAQDYGLSQLSIGSGDVHGDISPIELSRFISEVKEKGINFMFEIYGARSKYADVFTKEYNLRIYRLNVKIIPSEHGKDYFSIMRYNLKVLREALECM is encoded by the coding sequence GTGAGATTCCTCTTAGTCCTTATACTTATACCTCTCATTACTACGGCTAAAGAGTTTGTTCTCGTGAGCGTGTACCCCTTCTACGACGTGCTGAAAGAGTTATCGGGGGATAGATTCAGGGTTGAGGTTCTGATACCACCGAAGGCTGATTACCATCTTTACGAACTTTCATCAAAGGAAATCAAGAAGATATCTCAGGCAAGGCTTGTATTCGTTAGCGGGATACCGTTAGGGGGTTGGGAGAGAAAGGTTGAAGAGATATCCGGAAACAGAGCCTTTAAACTGGCTGAGGGTATAGAGCTTAAAAGTTCCGGCGAGCATGGAGGTGTTAAAACTGACCCCCACATATGGCTCTCACCCAAAAGGATGATGCTTGTAGCAGAGAACGCTTACAAAGCCTTTGTAAAACTTGAACCAGATAAGGAAGACATTTACAGAGAGAACCTGCGTAAAGTTCTGGATAAACTCAAGGAGCTGGACAGGGATTACAGAGAAAACCTCAAGAGCTGCAAGCACAGGGTGATACCTATACCCCACCCTGCCCTTGGTTACCTTGCACAAGATTACGGATTGAGCCAGCTTTCCATAGGCAGTGGCGATGTTCACGGGGATATATCACCGATAGAGCTCTCCCGATTCATTTCTGAGGTAAAGGAGAAAGGTATAAACTTTATGTTTGAAATATACGGGGCAAGGTCAAAGTATGCTGACGTGTTCACTAAAGAATACAATCTAAGGATTTACAGACTGAACGTCAAAATTATCCCCTCAGAGCACGGTAAGGATTACTTCTCCATAATGAGATACAATCTGAAGGTCCTCAGGGAAGCACTGGAATGTATGTAG